TTTCCGCGTTCCCGACCAGGGGCCCGGGACGGGGGCGGGGCTGGGACTGGCCATCGTGAAAGAGATCGTGGAAGCCCACGGGGGAACCGTCGGCGTGGAAAGCCGCGAAGGAGCGGGGAGCACGTTCCTCTTTTCCCTCCGGAGAACGGACCGTACATTCATGGAGGCAAGACCATCATGATCGACACCATCTACGTGATCGTCCTCATCGTGTCGTTCGGCTTGTGTTCCCTGTTCTCCATGTCCCTGGAAAGGATGTGAACCCATGATGGACATTCTTGTTGGCATCGTCGGCGTTTTGCTGATCGTGTATCTCTTCGTGTCGGTCTTCAAACCCGAAAAATTCTAGGGAAGAGGTCGATCCCATGGATCGTTTCGGCTGGATTCAACTCGGGGTTTTCCTGGGCATCCTCCTGCTCCTTACCAAGCCGTTGGGCCTCCATCTCTACCGGGCCCTGGACGCGGAGGGGAAAACGTTTCTTGACCCGTTGCTCAAGCCCCTCGAACGGTTTTTTTACCGGCTTCTGCGGATCGACCCGAAAGCGGAGCAGGATGGGAAGCGGTACACGGTTTCCCTCCTGGCGTTCAGCCTGGTCGGGGCCGTCTTCACCTATGCGGTCCTGCGCCTGCAGCACCTGCTGCCGCTCAACCCTCAGAGGCTCGGTCCCGTGAGCGAGCACCTCTCCTTCAACACGGCGGTGAGCTTCACCACGAACACCAACTGGCAAAGCTACGGGGGGGAGTCCACGATGTCGACCTTCTCCCAAATGGTGGGGCTCGCCTTTCACAACTTCGCCTCCGCCGCCTCCGGCATCGCGGTGGCCGCGGCGCTCGTGCGCGGGATCGCGCGGCATACCGCCAAAACGATCGGCAACTTCTGGGTGGATCTGGTCCGGATCCACCTTTACGTGCTGTTCCCCATCTGCCTTCTCTACGCGGTCTTCCTCGTCTCCCAGGGGATGATCCAGAACTTCAAGCCGTATGAGAGCGCCAGGCTCGTGGAGCCGATGACCGTGGAAGTTCCGAAGAGGGATGCCCAGGGACAGCCGGTCAAGGACGCCAAAGGGAATCCCGTAACGGAAAAACAGGCCGTGGAGACCCAGACCATCGTGCAGGGCCCGATGGCTTCGCAGGTGGCGATCAAGATGCTGGGGACCAACGGGGGCGGGTACGTGAACGCCAACGCCGCGCATCCTTATGAAAACCCGACCCCTCTGTCCAACTTCATCCAGATCCTCTCGATCTTCCTGATCCCCAGCGGTCTCACCTATTACCTGGGGCGGATGGCGAAGAACCAGCGGCACGGATGGTCGGTGTGGGGGGCGATGGCCGTCCTGTTCCTTGCCGGGGTCCTTCTCTGCTGGTGGGCGGAAGGAGCGGGAAACCCCCGGCTGCACGCGCTGGGGGTGGATCCGGCCTACGGGAACATGGAGGGGAAGGAGGTCCGTTTCGGGATCTTCAACTCCGCCCTGTTCGCCACCGTGACCACGGACGCCTCCTGCGGAGCGGTGAACGCGATGCACGACTCCTTCACGCCTCTCGGGGGCCTCGTTCCGCTGATCAACATGCAGCTGGGAGAGGTGGTCTTCGGCGGGGTGGGCGCGGGCCTGTATGGGATGCTGGTCTTCGTGGTGCTCACCGTGTTCCTGGCGGGGCTGATGGTGGGGCGGACACCCGAGTATCTCGGGAAGAAGATCGAGTCATACGACGTGAAGGTGAGCGCGCTTGCCGTGCTGATCCTCATCTTCGACATCATGGGTTTCACGGCGTGGGCGGTTGTCAGCCAATGGGGTCTTGCCGGCCTGAACAACGCGGGCCCGCACGGATTCAGCGAGATCCTGTACGCGTTCTCTTCCGGCACGGGCAACAACGGGAGCGCCTTCGCGGGACTCACCGCCAACACCTATTGGTACAACACGACGCTTGGGCTAGCGATGCTGATCGGGCGGTTCTTCTTCATCGTGCCCGTCCTTGCGCTCGCCGGGAACCTGGCGAAGAAGAAGATCGTCCCGGAAAGCGGCGGAAGCTTCCCGGTCTCGGGCGTGATGTTCGCCCTGCTGCTGGTGGGCACGGTCCTGATCGTC
This portion of the Candidatus Deferrimicrobiaceae bacterium genome encodes:
- the kdpA gene encoding potassium-transporting ATPase subunit KdpA, producing MDRFGWIQLGVFLGILLLLTKPLGLHLYRALDAEGKTFLDPLLKPLERFFYRLLRIDPKAEQDGKRYTVSLLAFSLVGAVFTYAVLRLQHLLPLNPQRLGPVSEHLSFNTAVSFTTNTNWQSYGGESTMSTFSQMVGLAFHNFASAASGIAVAAALVRGIARHTAKTIGNFWVDLVRIHLYVLFPICLLYAVFLVSQGMIQNFKPYESARLVEPMTVEVPKRDAQGQPVKDAKGNPVTEKQAVETQTIVQGPMASQVAIKMLGTNGGGYVNANAAHPYENPTPLSNFIQILSIFLIPSGLTYYLGRMAKNQRHGWSVWGAMAVLFLAGVLLCWWAEGAGNPRLHALGVDPAYGNMEGKEVRFGIFNSALFATVTTDASCGAVNAMHDSFTPLGGLVPLINMQLGEVVFGGVGAGLYGMLVFVVLTVFLAGLMVGRTPEYLGKKIESYDVKVSALAVLILIFDIMGFTAWAVVSQWGLAGLNNAGPHGFSEILYAFSSGTGNNGSAFAGLTANTYWYNTTLGLAMLIGRFFFIVPVLALAGNLAKKKIVPESGGSFPVSGVMFALLLVGTVLIVGVLSFFPALSLGPIVEHFLMVHSNIVF